A stretch of DNA from Gymnodinialimonas sp. 57CJ19:
ACCACCCCCTCTACGCCGGTCCCCTGGGCTACAACGGCTCCAAGGCGGGCATGGAGCTGATCTCGAAGGCCGACGTGGTCCTGTGCCTTGGCACCCGTCTGAACCCCTTCTCCACCCTGCCCGGCTACGGCATTGATTACTGGCCCACGGACGCCAAGATCATTCAGGTGGACCTGAACCCCGACCGCATCGGCCTGACCAAAAAGGTCACCGTCGGCATCGTCGGCGACGCGGCCAAGGTTGCCCAGGGCATTACCGAGAAGCTGTCTGACGGCGCCGGCGACACCGACCGTCAGGCGCGCAAGGACATGATCGCTCAGACCAAGTCCGCATGGGCGCAGGAACTGACGTCGATGACTGAAGAGCAGGACGATCCCGGCACCGACTGGAACGAGCGTGCCCGCAACGCGAAGCCCGATTGGATGGCCCCGCGCATGGCGTGGCGTGCAATCCAGGCCGCGCTTCCGGTGGAGGCGATCATCTCCTCCGATATCGGCAACAACTGCGCCATCGGCAACGCCTACCCCTCGTTCAACGACAGCCGCAAGTACCTGGCCCCCGGCCTCTTCGGCCCCTGTGGCTATGGCCTGCCCTCCATCGTCGGTGCCAAGATCGGCCGCCCGGATGTACCGGTTGTTGGTTTTGCGGGCGACGGCGCCTTCGGCATTTCGGTCAACGAGCTGACGGCGATTGGCCGTGGCGACTGGCCCGCGATCACGCAGATCGTGTTCCGCAACTATCAGTGGGGCGCTGAGAAGCGGAACTCGACGCTGTGGTTCGACGACAACTTCGTCGGCACCGAGCTGGACGAGGATGTCTCCTACGCCGGTATCGCCAAAGCCTGTGGCCTGAAGGGCGTTGTCGCCCGCACGCAGGACGAGCTGACGGCGGCCCTTGATCAGGCGATCAAGGATCAGATGGAGAACGGTATCACCACGCTGATCGAGGCGATGATCAACCAGGAGTTGGGTGAGCCCTTCCGTCGCGACGCGATGAAGAAGCCGGTCAAGGTTGCGGGCATCTCCAAGGACGATATGCGCCCCCAGAAGGTCGGCTGACATGAGCAAGGTGGCGAGTGATCCGCTGGCCGCCATTGCCG
This window harbors:
- the xsc gene encoding sulfoacetaldehyde acetyltransferase → MKMTTEEAFVKTLQMHGIDNAFGIIGSAMMPISDIFPDAGITFWDCAHETSGGMMADGYTRATGKMSMMIAQNGPGITNFVTAVKTAYWNHTPVLLVTPQAANKTIGQGGFQEMEQMNLFADCVAYQEEVRDPSRIAETLNRVIMQAKRASAPAQINVPRDFWTQVIDIELPVIVDFELPQGGEAAVQEAADLLSNAKFPVILNGAGAILSAGGIEASRVLAERLDAPVCVGYQHNDAFPGNHPLYAGPLGYNGSKAGMELISKADVVLCLGTRLNPFSTLPGYGIDYWPTDAKIIQVDLNPDRIGLTKKVTVGIVGDAAKVAQGITEKLSDGAGDTDRQARKDMIAQTKSAWAQELTSMTEEQDDPGTDWNERARNAKPDWMAPRMAWRAIQAALPVEAIISSDIGNNCAIGNAYPSFNDSRKYLAPGLFGPCGYGLPSIVGAKIGRPDVPVVGFAGDGAFGISVNELTAIGRGDWPAITQIVFRNYQWGAEKRNSTLWFDDNFVGTELDEDVSYAGIAKACGLKGVVARTQDELTAALDQAIKDQMENGITTLIEAMINQELGEPFRRDAMKKPVKVAGISKDDMRPQKVG